Genomic segment of Panthera leo isolate Ple1 chromosome B2, P.leo_Ple1_pat1.1, whole genome shotgun sequence:
AGTGCCACACACAGGGAGAACGGGCTGGGGGAGGCCACATGCTGGGAGCAGAGAACAGGAACCACGCCACCATGCCCTTGATTTGCATGTAGTTGGGCACAGGCTCACCTCTATCCTGGCACGCCCCTGGAAGCCCAGGGTGAGGGCACATACCTTGTCATACCAGCAGCGAATGCTGAGCTGGCCACATAGGCAGTTGGAACTGGAACAGTCATCCACACACGTGCAGTGCTGGGGCGGGAGGCAGGGGATCAGCTCGGCCCTCAGAAGTGGCCTTGTCCCCTCAGCAACCGGCGCTCTCTGCCCCCCAACTGCTGTCCTTTCCCTGAGGTGGTTATATTAGTACAGCAGGTGGTGATGCTCCCGGGGCGAGGAACAATCAAGGTATTGCTGATTGGGGTGTCCCCAGGGCTACCGGGAGCCCATATGATACCTTCACGTGTCCCAGAAAAAGGACCCCTTTCCCAGATGCATGCAAGCCCACGCCAGAGGTCCCTTTCAGCCCCACTCCACTGGCCAGGTGCCTTGTCGGCCCACAGCTTGTGTGTCCCTCCAGGAGGTCCCGGGCCCCTGCTCACTTGCAGGTGGGTGATGTTGCGGTCGATGTTCATGGTGGACGTCTCACAGTTCTCTGAGATGTACTTGTAATCCTCCGGGCAGGGCTCCCCGTCCACACCGTTGACGCAGGGAATAGGCACGTTCTCATAACCCCGAGCCACATCCCTGATGGAAGggagatggggctgggggtgctACAGGATGGGGTCAGGGGGTCCACTAGGTACAAGGAGAGGCCTAGGAGGTtcctggggctgtgggagggaaggGCATGATTCTGGGGGTTCATCGGGGCATGGGAGGTAAGGTCGTCAAATAAACTGCAGGACACCCAATGAAAATTGGATTTTGGATAAGTAAGACGTAATTTTTTACTATGGATACATTCCAAATACTGTGTGGGATGCTCTTAACGCTAAAAAAGTACGCGCTGCTCGACTGAAATTCCAATTTAACTCTATTTCTGTTTACTGTATCTGGTATCCTAGCTGGGGGTTGGTTCTGGTGATTCAGTGGAGCCTGGGGAGGGTCTGAGGGATGTTCTGGAGGttcagcagggctgggggagagggcagaaggcTGTCCTGGGTGCAGAGGGCCCGGGCTCACCGGCAGATGATCTTCTCGGTGCGGATGGCCCGATTCCCCACTCCAAGACGAAGCTTGCGGTTGAGCTGCAGCGCAAACCACACGTCGGAGCGCTCAGGAGTCAGGTCCCATGCTGTGTCCCCCTCCTTGTTCCGCAGCTCAGGGTTCGCCCCGCGTGACAGGAACAGcctgggaggggacaggaagccTGTGGGGTCTGGGGCTGCGTGAAGGCGCTGGGGCGTCAGGGcgtggggtgggctggggctcACAGCACACAGTCGTGGTAGCTCTCCCGCGCTGCGATGTGCAGGGGCGTGTCACCGTGGTAGTTGACAGCGTGGAGGTCGCAGCGTGCATTGAGGAGGACCTCGGCGATGGCAGCACTGCCAGTGAAGGAGGCCCAGTGCAGGCAGATGTTTTCCTCCTGTGGACgtgggaggggaagggtgggTCCAAGCAGTGAGCCCTTGAACCCAGCCTCGTCCTTGCTCAGGGGGCCAGGACAGTCCCCACCTCCATTACCCCCAACAAACTCTCACGTTGTCTGTGAGGGTGACATCGGCGCCCCGTGTCAGCAGCATGCGGATCACCTCAATGTGCTTGTGCTCCGCAGCCCAGATAATGGGCGTCCATCCCCCACTGTcctgtgggtggggagagagggaagagggtgaggggtcccccttcccctgccccggGCACGCCCAGCAGCTGGCCCTGCTTCCCAAAGGAGCATGTGGtcaagagcacaggctctggggcTAGACTCTGAGTGTGAGTCTCAGCTCCATCACTCACATGCTTTGAGACTCCAGGTAAGTCTCTGGGGTCTCAGGTTCccgatctgtaaaatgggactaatagtGTCTATTGCTCAGAGTTATGGaataatttttctcattctaaaagaCACATACTTCCTAGGTCTTTCCACTCAAAAGTCCTAGAACACAGTGACCCAACAGCAATAACTGCTGCTAACGACACAGACTGCAGTCtctaaaaaaatctctttgtacTAAAAGATGCACTTAAAAGCGGTTGGGTACTAACAAAAACCCCAGAAGCCTAGTTCAAGGGGCTCCTCCTGGACAAAGAATGGAACAATTCAAAGATCAATAGGCTAAAACACACCCAACATATGACAAAGTGAGAGGTGATAAAGAGTATCATTGCACACTTCCAGAGATTAAGGCAGCAACTCATCATTCTGAAAActgacagaaaaagcaaaaaggagaaaggtaaagaaaaaaacacaaatgaggagggagaaaagagacaggGACACGCTAGAGCAAGGCGAGATCACGGAAAGGGTCGGAGGTCAGCTGAGGTCTAAAGGGGGCCCAAAGCCCGAAGCTGAGCCAAGGACCCAGACGAAGTGGGCTGGGCAGGCAGCCAGGCCGCTGACCTGGGCGTTGACGTCCACCTGTCCTGTGCTGAGCAGCAGGCTGACCATCTCCAAATTCCCAATTTTGGCTGCATGGTGGAGGCAGGTGGAGCCATCCTCCTCCTGAGGAAGACGTGGGCAGATGAGTCCCCCGCTGGCATCTCAAACCCATCTCAAACCTAGGCCCCGGCTGGCCCGGTCACCACACCTTGCTGTAGACACAGCCGCCACGCTGCACCATGTAGCGTGCTACCTCCAGGTGGTTGTTCACCACAGCCTCCATCAGCGGGGTGCGCTGCTGCTTGTCCACTGCATTGATGTTGGCTCCTGCCTGCAAGGAGGGGGCATGGGGGCTGGCACCTCAgaagggctggggaagggagggcatcTGGGGGCCTGGCAAATGAGGCAGAGGGCTGGGCCCATGCTGACCTGCAGCAGCACGTGGCAGATCTCCACGGAGCCCTTCTGGGCAGCCGCGTGCAGGGGCGTGCGCTTGCTCTGCTGATCGCTCTGGAAGTTGGGGTCCAGGTTGTCCACTGTGGGGAGAGCCCGCCACACCGGAAGAGGGAGGGACAAGTGGTGAGCGAGTTAGGGGGCAGGTGggacctcctccaggaaggcttcttAGGGCCCTAACCCATGTCAGGGGCCCCTCGTGAGCAATGTTGTTAACTCCTCTGAACATCCACTGGGAAGGCACAACTGATGGgttatctgtgtgtctgtctcccctaCCACACTAACACTAAGTATTTCAGGGCAAGGACAATGGCCTTCGTTGCTGCGCTCCTGGCCCTGAGCCCAGTGTCTGGTACATAACCAGTGTTCACTCAAGGTCTGCAGAACAAACGAGTAAGTGGAATACTCACACAGCATCAGGATCACCTTCTGCAGCTCCCCTTGCTTCACCGACAGGTACAACTGCCGGGGGTGGAAGCGGAGTTTCTTCCTCCTGTCATGGCGAGGGAGAGGTGTAGGCTCCTCAGAAGGAGCATCAACCTCAAAACCTGCAGATCCACCTTtcagccccagccctggctgcCCAGCCCGAGAGCAACCCCTCATTCACCTCTCCGATTCCTGGATGACCAGGGCCTTCTCCAGGGCCTCTCGGCCTGGCCCAGGTGGCAGCCCCACGGCTGAGAGGCAGCCCCCATTGGGAAGAGTCAGGGAGGGCCCCGAGCTGTCGATGGTGTCAGCCAGAGGGTCACAGGGTGGGCGCCGGGGCTCCCCATGCCCTCGCATCCGGGCACTGTGGGAGAAGGTGCTGATGTCTACAAGCAACGGGGCCAGGGCAGGGACCAGACAGTCGGGAAGGGGGAGGCCAGTACCTGGGCTGGGAAGTGTCTGCTCTCCCGGGGGCATcctgagccaggggtgggggggcaggggctgcgGTGCCAGCTGGTGGGGTCACCCCATCCCCCCGGGGGATGGTCACCTCCTGGGCCTCAGATGCATCCTCCCCACAGTGGGGACAGAAGACCATGCCGTTCAGCTGGGACACACAGGCCTTGTGGAAGCGGTGGGCCACACGGAAGTCGGGGTGGCACTCCAGGAAGGTGCCCTGGAAAATAATGTGGTCAGGATCTAGAAGACCCCTCCCCTGTGGGGCATGCTGCCTGTCTGCCCCACCGGTCACTCACCGCCGTACAGAAGTAGCCACAGCCTGGGCAGCAGTGGTGTTTGACCATGCGGGCACGGTGGGTCTCACAGAGCACCATTAGTGCCACGCGGCTTGATGGCCTCATGGTCTCCCGCTTGAGGATTGCGGCATTGCAGCCTGACAGCTGTGGCAGCGTGAACGGGTAGGAAGAGGGTGAGGCTAGAGCCCGGGGCTGGATCCCCCCCGACCCACCGGCACCTCTCTTCCCAGCTCACAGGGCCCACCTCTCCATCCACACTCTCTGTGGCCATGCACTTGTGCCCAGCTCTCTCGCTGATGCGGTCAATCTTGGGTGCCTCCATGCGGCAGCTGCAGAGGGGCAGCTCCTCAAACCCCCGCTCTGTCTCCAGTGAAGACGTGTCATTGGATACCCCTTGGACGGAGGGAAAAGGGAGCTGAGGAAGgccatacccatcacccacaggGACCACTGGTAGGGCCTCGCACCCCCGCCCTGCCTTTCCCTCCAAGCTCTAGAACTCCCAAAGCCTGGCCATGGACAGACACCTCAGCTCCGGTGgggtccccctcctccccattccctccaGCCCAGAGGGTGCCCCCTAGTGGCTCTCCATCCCAGCAATTGGCAATTACCAGCGTGGTTGGGGGAGAGGGTCCCCTCGCTGGGCAGCTCCAGGGACCCCAGAGGGACCTCCATGTACTCACTGGGGCCTGAGGAGCCCACACCATTCACTcctgacacagagacagagagagtgagagtgcgaGCTCACAGGTGCCTGGACGCGTGGGTACATGCGGGTGTACGTGCATGAGCACATGCATGAGCGTGTGTTCATGCACGCTCTCTGGGGGCTGGcaggggggctggaggaggggaccCAAAAGCAGAGGAGCCTCCTCACCTCGTGGCTCCTTGGCCCGTGGAGGCTCGCGCTTCCGCCGTTTCCGGGATGGCTTCACCCATGGGCTGTCCTTCCGCCACTTCTTCTTGGCTTTGCGCCGGCCACTGGAACCACTCTGGGATGGAGGAAGAATTAGAGAGCCTAGCCCCCAGCCCACTACCCCTGCTCTGGGGACTCAGACCTCCAGCCCCTCAGCCCCCACTCCTCAGGATGCCAGCCTCCAGCTCTTACCCTGTCAGACTGATTGCCAgactcctcatcttcctcttcttcttcctcttcttcttcttcctcctcttcctcttcttcctcctcctcctcttcctcctcttcctcacttaGTTGTTCAGCCAGAGCTTCAACCTCAGACTGGGAGAGAAGCAAGGCAGGGCTGGGGAAACAGCAACCCTCAGTCCACAGCCCTCTCTTGGGAAACAAGCAGGGCAGGACACATCCAACCCCCAAGACTCAATGAAGCAGGATAAATAAAGAACTATTACtactggggtgcccgggtgggtcagtcagttaagcgtccaactttggcttaggtcgtgatctcatagttcttgagtttgagccctgcgtcgggccctatgctgatggctcagagcctggagcctgcttcgaattctgtgtctccctctctctctgcccctccccggcccgtactctgtctgtctctctctcaaaaataaacattaaaaaaaaaaatttttaaagaactattacTACTGTCCCAGGatggctccctggaggaggtgaatGGACAGGAGAGGAAACAAAGGGTGTGGGATGTTAGACAGCTGTGAAAAGGAAGGCACCTCACTCACAATGATGTGTGTGAATCTTGATGAcatattaagcaaaaaaaaaaaagttccagaaaaCAAGCAcatgttttatgctttttatgaAATTCGTATGTAGATAGGACTACCAGCGGTTGCTAAAAATACCAGATGAAAAGCTAATGAAGAACTTTGTAATAAGGAGAAGGTTGACGTCACAGAAATCTACTATCAATCTTAAATACCACTAACAAAAAGACAAGACGTCCCATGCCCGCTTATGCGATGCAAGAGGAAGCATGCATACCAGCTATCAAATCTTCtcaccattaaaaacaaaaacacacccaAAGCTGATTATGCTTTTAGAACtagtttataaaaaatattaaggggGCGCCTGaatgacttagtcggttaagcatcctactttggctcaagatctcacagttcgtgagttcaagccctgcattgggctatctgctgtcagtgcagagcctgctctggaacctctgtctccctctctctaaaataaataaacatttaaaaaaaagaaaaaagaacatgtcAGTCGCCACCCAGTCAACTAATTTTAAACGAGAAATTCTGTAGGACAACCAACCTggcttcttcaacaaataaatggcaaaaaaaacccCCTTCTTTTTCAAAGACAGGTAAACCTACCTTTACATCAAGAGAGGCCTAAGGCAAATGTCAATCAAACCAATGTATGGAGCTCATTTGAATCTGGACAAACAAAAACCCATCTATGAAACAACTGAGAACACATGAACACTCATAGCAAGGTGACGGCTACATTTTCTAGGTTGTGAAAACAGTTAAGCAGTGATATTAAAAAACAggaagagggcgcctgggtggctcagtcagttaagtatctgacttcagctcaggccagggtcttgcagttcatgagtttgagctctgcgacgggctctgtgctgacagctcaaagcctggaccctgcttctctctctgccccttcccggctcacactctgtttctttctctctcaaaaataaataaaaacactaaaaaataaaaataaaaaacaggaagagGCCTGATGTTTAGAGATACATATGAAAACATTTCCAGATAAAACGATGTGATGGCTACTTTAAAGCAGTCAGGGAGGTGGGTGTGctaggggaggaagagaggagtcaAGAGAGGCTGTGTACTGAAAATTGCTGGAGCCAGGTGAGGCTTCATGAGGGCTCACCCTTTGCTCTTTTGTATGTTATTTGAAGTTTTCcgtgaaaaaatgttaaaaaaaaaaaaaaaaagcacaacaggTAAGACAGCATTATACTGCACAGGCACTTGTAGGAGATAAAACCAAACCAAGAGCAAAAgaataaacaagcaagcaaacaacaaaatggaATGCTAAACCCCAAGTCCAGGATGGTGGTTGCCACCATGGAGAGGAGCAAGGGGAGGGACTGGGGTGGAGCATGCACTGGAAGTTACGGACCGTATGGGGCCCTGAATTAGGGGGTGTTCATaaggtaaaaaggaaagagacaaggCAGGGAATGAAAGACTGGCGATTGAGCCTTGAACAAGGTACGTGCTGGCAGGGAGGTAGGCTAGCTCCTTCTCACCTTGCTGTCAGAGTCCACACGCTCATCCACAGAGTAGGAGtcgtagtagaggctgaagtcgtCCCCCACCACTGTCTCCCACTCCTCTAGGGACCCTGGGTCCCCTTTCTCCATGGTCACTTCTCCTGAACCCCGGGCAGAACCCAACTCCTCCGACTAGGAAAAGATCAGAAAAATGGAAGCTGCTGGTACTTCCCCCCCAGCCCATTTCCCTTGAGGGCAGGATGAGGCCCCCTAGGTGGAGAGGCCTTGTTTTCTGCCTCTCCAGGCTCACCAGGCCACCACTGGAGTTCAGCTTCCTCCTTTTGGCCACAtctagaaggagagagagaaaggagtaagGCCTGTCCTTAaccctcaggaccctgaggtCTCATCCAGCAGCAGgtt
This window contains:
- the EHMT2 gene encoding histone-lysine N-methyltransferase EHMT2 isoform X1, translated to MRGLPRGRGLMRARGRGRAAPPGSRGRGRGGAHRGRGRPRSLLSLPRAQASWAPQLPTGLTSPPLPCVPCQGEAPAEMGALVLEKEPRGATERVHGSLGDTPRSEETLPKASPDSLEPAGPSSPASVTVTVGDEGADTPVGATPLIGDESENLEGDGDLHGGRILLGHATKSFPSSPSKGGACPSRAKMSMTGAGKSPPSVQSLAMRLLSMPGAQGAAAAGPEPPPATPSPEGQPKVHRARKTMSKPGNGQPPVPEKRPPEVQHFRMSDDVHSLGKMTSDVAKRRKLNSSGGLSEELGSARGSGEVTMEKGDPGSLEEWETVVGDDFSLYYDSYSVDERVDSDSKSEVEALAEQLSEEEEEEEEEEEEEEEEEEEEEEEEEDEESGNQSDRSGSSGRRKAKKKWRKDSPWVKPSRKRRKREPPRAKEPRGVNGVGSSGPSEYMEVPLGSLELPSEGTLSPNHAGVSNDTSSLETERGFEELPLCSCRMEAPKIDRISERAGHKCMATESVDGELSGCNAAILKRETMRPSSRVALMVLCETHRARMVKHHCCPGCGYFCTAGTFLECHPDFRVAHRFHKACVSQLNGMVFCPHCGEDASEAQEVTIPRGDGVTPPAGTAAPAPPPLAQDAPGRADTSQPSARMRGHGEPRRPPCDPLADTIDSSGPSLTLPNGGCLSAVGLPPGPGREALEKALVIQESERRKKLRFHPRQLYLSVKQGELQKVILMLLDNLDPNFQSDQQSKRTPLHAAAQKGSVEICHVLLQAGANINAVDKQQRTPLMEAVVNNHLEVARYMVQRGGCVYSKEEDGSTCLHHAAKIGNLEMVSLLLSTGQVDVNAQDSGGWTPIIWAAEHKHIEVIRMLLTRGADVTLTDNEENICLHWASFTGSAAIAEVLLNARCDLHAVNYHGDTPLHIAARESYHDCVLLFLSRGANPELRNKEGDTAWDLTPERSDVWFALQLNRKLRLGVGNRAIRTEKIICRDVARGYENVPIPCVNGVDGEPCPEDYKYISENCETSTMNIDRNITHLQHCTCVDDCSSSNCLCGQLSIRCWYDKDGRLLQEFNKIEPPLIFECNQACSCWRNCKNRVVQSGIKVRLQLYRTAKMGWGVRALQTIPQGTFICEYVGELISDAEADVREDDSYLFDLDNKDGEVYCIDARYYGNISRFINHLCDPNIIPVRVFMLHQDLRFPRIAFFSSRDIRTGEELGFDYGDRFWDIKSKYFTCQCGSEKCKHSAEAIALEQSRLARLDPHPELLPELGSLPPVNP
- the EHMT2 gene encoding histone-lysine N-methyltransferase EHMT2 isoform X6, producing the protein MAAAAGAAAAAAAEGEAPAEMGALVLEKEPRGATERVHGSLGDTPRSEETLPKASPDSLEPAGPSSPASVTVTVGDEGADTPVGATPLIGDESENLEGDGDLHGGRILLGHATKSFPSSPSKGGACPSRAKMSMTGAGKSPPSVQSLAMRLLSMPGAQGAAAAGPEPPPATPSPEGQPKVHRARKTMSKPGNGQPPVPEKRPPEVQHFRMSDDVHSLGKMTSDVAKRRKLNSSGGLSEVEALAEQLSEEEEEEEEEEEEEEEEEEEEEEEEEDEESGNQSDRSGSSGRRKAKKKWRKDSPWVKPSRKRRKREPPRAKEPRGVSNDTSSLETERGFEELPLCSCRMEAPKIDRISERAGHKCMATESVDGELSGCNAAILKRETMRPSSRVALMVLCETHRARMVKHHCCPGCGYFCTAGTFLECHPDFRVAHRFHKACVSQLNGMVFCPHCGEDASEAQEVTIPRGDGVTPPAGTAAPAPPPLAQDAPGRADTSQPSARMRGHGEPRRPPCDPLADTIDSSGPSLTLPNGGCLSAVGLPPGPGREALEKALVIQESERRKKLRFHPRQLYLSVKQGELQKVILMLLDNLDPNFQSDQQSKRTPLHAAAQKGSVEICHVLLQAGANINAVDKQQRTPLMEAVVNNHLEVARYMVQRGGCVYSKEEDGSTCLHHAAKIGNLEMVSLLLSTGQVDVNAQDSGGWTPIIWAAEHKHIEVIRMLLTRGADVTLTDNEENICLHWASFTGSAAIAEVLLNARCDLHAVNYHGDTPLHIAARESYHDCVLLFLSRGANPELRNKEGDTAWDLTPERSDVWFALQLNRKLRLGVGNRAIRTEKIICRDVARGYENVPIPCVNGVDGEPCPEDYKYISENCETSTMNIDRNITHLQHCTCVDDCSSSNCLCGQLSIRCWYDKDGRLLQEFNKIEPPLIFECNQACSCWRNCKNRVVQSGIKVRLQLYRTAKMGWGVRALQTIPQGTFICEYVGELISDAEADVREDDSYLFDLDNKDGEVYCIDARYYGNISRFINHLCDPNIIPVRVFMLHQDLRFPRIAFFSSRDIRTGEELGFDYGDRFWDIKSKYFTCQCGSEKCKHSAEAIALEQSRLARLDPHPELLPELGSLPPVNP
- the EHMT2 gene encoding histone-lysine N-methyltransferase EHMT2 isoform X5; amino-acid sequence: MAAAAGAAAAAAAEGEAPAEMGALVLEKEPRGATERVHGSLGDTPRSEETLPKASPDSLEPAGPSSPASVTVTVGDEGADTPVGATPLIGDESENLEGDGDLHGGRILLGHATKSFPSSPSKGGACPSRAKMSMTGAGKSPPSVQSLAMRLLSMPGAQGAAAAGPEPPPATPSPEGQPKVHRARKTMSKPGNGQPPVPEKRPPEVQHFRMSDDVHSLGKMTSDVAKRRKLNSSGGLSEELGSARGSGEVTMEKGDPGSLEEWETVVGDDFSLYYDSYSVDERVDSDSKSEVEALAEQLSEEEEEEEEEEEEEEEEEEEEEEEEEDEESGNQSDRSGSSGRRKAKKKWRKDSPWVKPSRKRRKREPPRAKEPRGVSNDTSSLETERGFEELPLCSCRMEAPKIDRISERAGHKCMATESVDGELSGCNAAILKRETMRPSSRVALMVLCETHRARMVKHHCCPGCGYFCTAGTFLECHPDFRVAHRFHKACVSQLNGMVFCPHCGEDASEAQEVTIPRGDGVTPPAGTAAPAPPPLAQDAPGRADTSQPSARMRGHGEPRRPPCDPLADTIDSSGPSLTLPNGGCLSAVGLPPGPGREALEKALVIQESERRKKLRFHPRQLYLSVKQGELQKVILMLLDNLDPNFQSDQQSKRTPLHAAAQKGSVEICHVLLQAGANINAVDKQQRTPLMEAVVNNHLEVARYMVQRGGCVYSKEEDGSTCLHHAAKIGNLEMVSLLLSTGQVDVNAQDSGGWTPIIWAAEHKHIEVIRMLLTRGADVTLTDNEENICLHWASFTGSAAIAEVLLNARCDLHAVNYHGDTPLHIAARESYHDCVLLFLSRGANPELRNKEGDTAWDLTPERSDVWFALQLNRKLRLGVGNRAIRTEKIICRDVARGYENVPIPCVNGVDGEPCPEDYKYISENCETSTMNIDRNITHLQHCTCVDDCSSSNCLCGQLSIRCWYDKDGRLLQEFNKIEPPLIFECNQACSCWRNCKNRVVQSGIKVRLQLYRTAKMGWGVRALQTIPQGTFICEYVGELISDAEADVREDDSYLFDLDNKDGEVYCIDARYYGNISRFINHLCDPNIIPVRVFMLHQDLRFPRIAFFSSRDIRTGEELGFDYGDRFWDIKSKYFTCQCGSEKCKHSAEAIALEQSRLARLDPHPELLPELGSLPPVNP
- the EHMT2 gene encoding histone-lysine N-methyltransferase EHMT2 isoform X4; translation: MAAAAGAAAAAAAEGEAPAEMGALVLEKEPRGATERVHGSLGDTPRSEETLPKASPDSLEPAGPSSPASVTVTVGDEGADTPVGATPLIGDESENLEGDGDLHGGRILLGHATKSFPSSPSKGGACPSRAKMSMTGAGKSPPSVQSLAMRLLSMPGAQGAAAAGPEPPPATPSPEGQPKVHRARKTMSKPGNGQPPVPEKRPPEVQHFRMSDDVHSLGKMTSDVAKRRKLNSSGGLSEELGSARGSGEVTMEKGDPGSLEEWETVVGDDFSLYYDSYSVDERVDSDSKSEVEALAEQLSEEEEEEEEEEEEEEEEEEEEEEEEEDEESGNQSDRSGSSGRRKAKKKWRKDSPWVKPSRKRRKREPPRAKEPRGVNGVGSSGPSEYMEVPLGSLELPSEGTLSPNHAGVSNDTSSLETERGFEELPLCSCRMEAPKIDRISERAGHKCMATESVDGELSGCNAAILKRETMRPSSRVALMVLCETHRARMVKHHCCPGCGYFCTAGTFLECHPDFRVAHRFHKACVSQLNGMVFCPHCGEDASEAQEVTIPRGDGVTPPAGTAAPAPPPLAQDAPGRADTSQPSARMRGHGEPRRPPCDPLADTIDSSGPSLTLPNGGCLSAVGLPPGPGREALEKALVIQESERRKKLRFHPRQLYLSVKQGELQKVILMLLDNLDPNFQSDQQSKRTPLHAAAQKGSVEICHVLLQAGANINAVDKQQRTPLMEAVVNNHLEVARYMVQRGGCVYSKEEDGSTCLHHAAKIGNLEMVSLLLSTGQVDVNAQDSGGWTPIIWAAEHKHIEVIRMLLTRGADVTLTDNEENICLHWASFTGSAAIAEVLLNARCDLHAVNYHGDTPLHIAARESYHDCVLLFLSRGANPELRNKEGDTAWDLTPERSDVWFALQLNRKLRLGVGNRAIRTEKIICRDVARGYENVPIPCVNGVDGEPCPEDYKYISENCETSTMNIDRNITHLQHCTCVDDCSSSNCLCGQLSIRCWYDKDGRLLQEFNKIEPPLIFECNQACSCWRNCKNRVVQSGIKVRLQLYRTAKMGWGVRALQTIPQGTFICEYVGELISDAEADVREDDSYLFDLDNKDGEVYCIDARYYGNISRFINHLCDPNIIPVRVFMLHQDLRFPRIAFFSSRDIRTGEELGFDYGDRFWDIKSKYFTCQCGSEKCKHSAEAIALEQSRLARLDPHPELLPELGSLPPVNP
- the EHMT2 gene encoding histone-lysine N-methyltransferase EHMT2 isoform X3, producing MRGLPRGRGLMRARGRGRAAPPGSRGRGRGGAHRGRGRPRSLLSLPRAQASWAPQLPTGLTSPPLPCVPCQGEAPAEMGALVLEKEPRGATERVHGSLGDTPRSEETLPKASPDSLEPAGPSSPASVTVTVGDEGADTPVGATPLIGDESENLEGDGDLHGGRILLGHATKSFPSSPSKGGACPSRAKMSMTGAGKSPPSVQSLAMRLLSMPGAQGAAAAGPEPPPATPSPEGQPKVHRARKTMSKPGNGQPPVPEKRPPEVQHFRMSDDVHSLGKMTSDVAKRRKLNSSGGLSEVEALAEQLSEEEEEEEEEEEEEEEEEEEEEEEEEDEESGNQSDRSGSSGRRKAKKKWRKDSPWVKPSRKRRKREPPRAKEPRGVNGVGSSGPSEYMEVPLGSLELPSEGTLSPNHAGVSNDTSSLETERGFEELPLCSCRMEAPKIDRISERAGHKCMATESVDGELSGCNAAILKRETMRPSSRVALMVLCETHRARMVKHHCCPGCGYFCTAGTFLECHPDFRVAHRFHKACVSQLNGMVFCPHCGEDASEAQEVTIPRGDGVTPPAGTAAPAPPPLAQDAPGRADTSQPSARMRGHGEPRRPPCDPLADTIDSSGPSLTLPNGGCLSAVGLPPGPGREALEKALVIQESERRKKLRFHPRQLYLSVKQGELQKVILMLLDNLDPNFQSDQQSKRTPLHAAAQKGSVEICHVLLQAGANINAVDKQQRTPLMEAVVNNHLEVARYMVQRGGCVYSKEEDGSTCLHHAAKIGNLEMVSLLLSTGQVDVNAQDSGGWTPIIWAAEHKHIEVIRMLLTRGADVTLTDNEENICLHWASFTGSAAIAEVLLNARCDLHAVNYHGDTPLHIAARESYHDCVLLFLSRGANPELRNKEGDTAWDLTPERSDVWFALQLNRKLRLGVGNRAIRTEKIICRDVARGYENVPIPCVNGVDGEPCPEDYKYISENCETSTMNIDRNITHLQHCTCVDDCSSSNCLCGQLSIRCWYDKDGRLLQEFNKIEPPLIFECNQACSCWRNCKNRVVQSGIKVRLQLYRTAKMGWGVRALQTIPQGTFICEYVGELISDAEADVREDDSYLFDLDNKDGEVYCIDARYYGNISRFINHLCDPNIIPVRVFMLHQDLRFPRIAFFSSRDIRTGEELGFDYGDRFWDIKSKYFTCQCGSEKCKHSAEAIALEQSRLARLDPHPELLPELGSLPPVNP
- the EHMT2 gene encoding histone-lysine N-methyltransferase EHMT2 isoform X2, whose product is MRGLPRGRGLMRARGRGRAAPPGSRGRGRGGAHRGRGRPRSLLSLPRAQASWAPQLPTGLTSPPLPCVPCQGEAPAEMGALVLEKEPRGATERVHGSLGDTPRSEETLPKASPDSLEPAGPSSPASVTVTVGDEGADTPVGATPLIGDESENLEGDGDLHGGRILLGHATKSFPSSPSKGGACPSRAKMSMTGAGKSPPSVQSLAMRLLSMPGAQGAAAAGPEPPPATPSPEGQPKVHRARKTMSKPGNGQPPVPEKRPPEVQHFRMSDDVHSLGKMTSDVAKRRKLNSSGGLSEELGSARGSGEVTMEKGDPGSLEEWETVVGDDFSLYYDSYSVDERVDSDSKSEVEALAEQLSEEEEEEEEEEEEEEEEEEEEEEEEEDEESGNQSDRSGSSGRRKAKKKWRKDSPWVKPSRKRRKREPPRAKEPRGVSNDTSSLETERGFEELPLCSCRMEAPKIDRISERAGHKCMATESVDGELSGCNAAILKRETMRPSSRVALMVLCETHRARMVKHHCCPGCGYFCTAGTFLECHPDFRVAHRFHKACVSQLNGMVFCPHCGEDASEAQEVTIPRGDGVTPPAGTAAPAPPPLAQDAPGRADTSQPSARMRGHGEPRRPPCDPLADTIDSSGPSLTLPNGGCLSAVGLPPGPGREALEKALVIQESERRKKLRFHPRQLYLSVKQGELQKVILMLLDNLDPNFQSDQQSKRTPLHAAAQKGSVEICHVLLQAGANINAVDKQQRTPLMEAVVNNHLEVARYMVQRGGCVYSKEEDGSTCLHHAAKIGNLEMVSLLLSTGQVDVNAQDSGGWTPIIWAAEHKHIEVIRMLLTRGADVTLTDNEENICLHWASFTGSAAIAEVLLNARCDLHAVNYHGDTPLHIAARESYHDCVLLFLSRGANPELRNKEGDTAWDLTPERSDVWFALQLNRKLRLGVGNRAIRTEKIICRDVARGYENVPIPCVNGVDGEPCPEDYKYISENCETSTMNIDRNITHLQHCTCVDDCSSSNCLCGQLSIRCWYDKDGRLLQEFNKIEPPLIFECNQACSCWRNCKNRVVQSGIKVRLQLYRTAKMGWGVRALQTIPQGTFICEYVGELISDAEADVREDDSYLFDLDNKDGEVYCIDARYYGNISRFINHLCDPNIIPVRVFMLHQDLRFPRIAFFSSRDIRTGEELGFDYGDRFWDIKSKYFTCQCGSEKCKHSAEAIALEQSRLARLDPHPELLPELGSLPPVNP